CTAGGCTAACAAGCAAGATATTTAGATATCATACCAGGCGTTTATTCATCTCTGTTTCCACAAGGTGTGCTAGCAGTTTCTCAGTCTCAATCTGCACAATTTTTTTGATTAATTATATACATTTCCTCAAAGGACGAGAGATCACAGTTAGTGGAGCAGGTAGCATTCAACACCTTTAGTAAAggggaaaaaaattaaaaatagaaAAGAGGATTGCAAGCCAGCACCTGTGACAGTTGGGCAGAGTCATCTGACTCGGGGTGAAGGAGCAACTGCAACATATTATATCAAAGTTTAAGAAAAGAATAGATACACAACGGTGTACCGAGACCTCAAACAAAAAGTACATATAGTTATAGAGAAATCAGATACCTGTTTCTTGATAAAAGGTGGCAGGAACTCAAACAAAGCAGATGCCCAGGGAGAGAGCTGAGAAGAAATATTTTCAATAGATACACCTTCTCTATGAAGACTGTGAATTTCCTGCATCAACCAACGGAACACTATAATTTCTCTTTTCCCTACCAAATAAACATTCTTCATAGAACATTTTGTTTATATCAAGGTGAAGAAAAGAAAATCAGGTGAAAAGATGCAACGAGAAAAAACATAAGACAGTCCAACCCATAATCAGATGGATGCAGAGAACATGTAAAGTAATACCTGCAGGAGAGCATACACTTCAGGAATACTTTCAATAAGCCCTTCCGGGAGTAGGATAACTCCGTGATTTTTGTCTGCAATTAAAACAACATTAAATTAGATAGACACCTGTATCAAAAGATTCAAAACAAAATAATTTTCTAAAAAAAGAAATCATTAAACCTGTTTCCGCCCTGGCTTGAACTGCATCACAAATTTGTTTTGTCACATCAAACAAAGTAAGTTTTGAAGCTGCCACTTCTTCCCCAAGGACAACCTGAATAATGTAAAAATAATCATGTCAGCTATATGATATTAATACAAAAATATCAAAAAATAACTGTAGCTgttaagcaaaaaaaaaaaggagctaACCATGTTCGGGTGTGACTGAAGAGTGCATTCCAAAGCAACGTGTGATGCCTTTCTACCCATGAGTCGAATGAAGTAATAATACTGAAAACAAATTAGAATTAGGAGTTATGAGGATTTGCATGATTACAGAAACCTAAAAAGAACTTAGAAGTTTCGGTTTACCAACACCCCCCACAGGTTAGCGGATTATCTGAGGGGCTAATTAATGTTCCAACTATTGTTTACCAAGAAACTAAGTAAATAAGTATGAGAGGGAGATTAATCTTTATGTTGAAATTATCCTTggtaaaaaaaagtttaaaagaCTATTTTTTGGCATTGTAATTAatggaataaagcaaaaaatGACCCTCAACAAAATGTCCACACTTCTTATATTATGAATTAGAGTCAGTCGATGCAATTCTCGACATAATTTTTGTTACGAGTTACTCGGAAACAGCCTCTATGCATCTTCAACACAGGGAAAAGGATGAGTAGATTCAATTCCCCTAACAATGCCATAGGCGGGAGCCTACAAAGCACTGTGGATTACTGCTCTTGTTGTAGTCCAAAAAGAGCTACTTATTCAATCATCCAACCTTAGCATATACCAAGTTATATGCCTTCAAACAGCAATGTATTTTTTTTTGTCTGTGAAGTTCCTCTAGAGAGAAGCAGATGATTTTCCCATATCCCTGGGCCATTTTGTTAAGTCAGCATTTTCTATTTCATAGCAGAGCTAAGGTGGGACTTGTAATTTATCCCAAGTGATAGTAGATCTCCAAGAGCTGCATAAATGGTACAACcccattttcaaaattttaatacAAACAAACTACACCTTATGTTGTACTGTAGCTAAACCAACCAGAATAAACTAGGGAGACTAGGGAGACTGTTGACAACTCCACAGGTGTCTCATCTTCAGTTCACTGTTATGGCATTTTCAAATGTCATCAAATCACCTCATCTCGGTGGACTGGCGAATACCTTAAAGTTATTTAAGGCACCAGCAGTTTTTCCTCCCCATATGGCCATATGTACATCTTACCATCTTAAGGTTGGACTACTATCAACCACAGTTTTTGCAATTCAATCAGagtaaatcacaacaatttgagATAACATGCAAAGAAAATTACCTTCTCGGCAGACAATGCATCAGTGCAAACATTGCTGATGAGCTGAGAGTTAACCTATGTACGAACAATAAAACAATTAGCATTTAAGAGGATAAAACAATATCATATACAAGGTATAGAAGAAAGGCAGATAAATAAAGATAACCGGCATAAGAAGCCAACAGGTTACAGCCAAACTTCAAAGGAAAAAGAAAGGCACACACAGACGAAGATACAGAAAACAAGACTGAGTCATCAATATAGTATTCCCACACAAGACATTCTCTAACACCAGAAAACAGAGCCTTTCAGTACCATCATTACTTGCCACGCATTTTACTTGCAATCTTACATGTCCATGATTAATACATGTTCAGATGAGGGGTCAGCCTCAGAATCCGTTAACTAAGAAACTGGATGCTAAAAATTTATCATATGATAAATAAGATGAAATAAGCCCACTGTCACCCAAAAGACTCCATTACACAGAAGATCATGAAGTACTCAACCAGTCAACCTCgataacaaaaacaaaataatgaaaaataagaaaaaagaaGCTACTGTGCAAAAAGGTGGTCAAGAAAGTCTTCAACCATTCACAAGATAACACAATTGATAATTGGTCAAAGCAAAATGAATTTAAAGTCATGAGGACATCTATTACGGCTTACCCCTCTGAACCTTATTCTCAAATACATATCCTCAGACCAAATCATGCGTATATTTTCATTTGATTTTTTACAGTTCACGACCAAGTGTTTTTTTTTATTGGATGGATGTATAAATCAATCTGTCGATCAATGAACAATTCTGAAACTGTAGTGACCACCGACCATAAATGAAGATAAATTCTTACCTTGCAAATGGTATCGAATCCAACATCAGCCTCGACAAATTGATTCTTCAAGTCTCCATTCAGGGTAACCGGAACTCCAACTACCTAAAAATCTCAAATAGTTGATGGTTTAGGCTACATAAATATTAGGTGAACAAACTTAGGTTTAACTTAAAGCACAGGAGCAAAAAAGCAAGGAACTGGAAATCACATAAGTCTTCGTAAAATCAACTTAACCTGATACTTGCTCTTGTGATAAGCAACAACTATATTAAAGAATGAAAACATGACCATGACAAGGCACGAAAACAAGTGATTCTAATAAATCAAGGCACCTTAGTTGCACATTTCGCGTCTGCAAATGTTTCTGCGAGTTGAGCAGCATCGGTATTGGATGTCACACCTTTAAATAACAGAAATAGGTCATTGTTTTACTGAATGACAATCCAAAAAACATGAAAAGTGAATATATGTGTGTTTCTATGAGATGTACCTCCAATGATTACAAGCCCATCCAACTTCAAAGCCTTGCATGAAGCAAGTGCAGCATTAACTTGTTCAGTTGTTCTTATCTGATCTTTTGTCCTTCCCAGTAAATCATAACCACCTACCAAGATTACGGAATAATAAAtgcaaaggaaaaataaaaaCCAAGTACTTGAACTTGACTGGGTGACATCTCAGGATACCACTTACCCTGATTTTTGTAGGTAGACAGAACGTCATCAGATATCTCAAGAGTTTTTTGTGCAAACAACCCTTCAGTACCACCTATAAGACACAAAAGTACACTGGCTTTAGTATACAAGATTTCTCTACACCAGTTTATTCAAAGACAAATAAGAGAAAACAGTAACACTACACTTCCATCATAGTTTAATATCAAACCCTAACCCGCCTACGTGGACTGGCCACAAATATCATCACAATGGTGTACACAAGTGGCCCCGCTAATGAACCATATTCAAATATTCAAAACAAACTATATCACTGCAAAAGAGAACAACAGAAGAACAGATAGTACAATTATCTACCAAAGGTCAAACTCTTTTCCTCTTCTATTTACAGAGGGAATGCTATATCTGAAATGTCATAACTTATAACTAGCCTTCTTATGTGTACTGCTAGCTCCTTGCAACTTCAAATACTTCCAATTTCCAGCCAATGAAGCTTGTAATCGCAAAAGGATAAATGTGGGGAAATTGCTATTCTTAGTTATAATTAGATGTATTGATAATCAATCGGATTCTCAAATAAATAACTATAAGAGATTCTCACAAAGAACCACTAAAGGATAACCCAGTCACATCGAGTGAAATAAAGATGTCTATAGAAGTCTAGCAGCCTAAGACCATAAAGAGTTTATAACTCAAATCCAAAGATAGTCTAAACTCTAGGGGGAAGGAAAATCCCAAGAAGATGCAAAAGGTTCCTACAAACCACAGAACAGATGATCGCGAGGACAATCCACTGCCACTGCCTCAGATTTTCCTTAGCTTCTAattatattactccctccataccagaccaatggtaacattgaccgttttgccactattgatggtcgtagggaatcttcgatattattcttaatctataagataaaatatagtcatgtgagatcttgtttgatttatcgtcatgaatgctataagaatatcacatttttataatttttaataatgcgtaacaaaagatatttacgttgcaaaacgtgtctcgacaagtgtgaaaaagtcaatgttaccattggtgtggtatggagggagtatatttatGCTCAAAATATCATCACAGATAATGTGAGTTCAATGTAATTTCTTGGAAAGAGAAGAACTGGTAGCATTAAACCCACCAGTTGACTCTGGCAAACAATTTATCATATTAAATAGTTGAACAGATTGGTCTATAATTCACTATGGGGGCTATAGGACTAGATCACACAACAGGGGCACACTATCTAGTGGCTATCTTTGGAATTTAGTGTGTGGCTTAGTGACACGATGTCGATGTTTGACGCATACATGGGTTTACAAATTACAATGTTCAATTACCTCAAGTACCATGTCAATGTCATATGTTGATTAACTGAACATCATAAATGCAAACAAAGAAACACAACATGAAACTGGGATCAATGCTTATTTGTGAGTGAGATAGTGATCTTGAGAcctatgttcatttgtttttcttATGCCAATATTGTGACAGTTGCTTTGGTCTTCTGAAGAATTGGCTGCAGCCGCACTGAAGGAGAAGGGAAGTAAATATTGAATAGAGGGATGTTCAAGAAAGCATCAAAGACGGAAAGTACAATGCAAAACAATATTTACTACATTGCTGCATTGCCCAACCACATCTAACGGGCCACAAATACTGCTTTGTGCAACAAGATCATATATGACCAATGTCCAGGTGAGATTAAAATAGATAAGATCACTTGCAAAGTCAAACTGTTATTTGCTCAAAAAACTAGCAAATAGCAATAGAGATAGAAAATAGCTTCAGAATATTAGTAACATTATGTGAGGGGTTATAGAAAAGCACTTAACAAGGGGTAGTAACATTATGTGAGGGGTTATAGAAAAACACCAACAAGGGGCACCCTCACCGTTATCTATGGTGACTGGTGAGAAGGCATGGAACAAAATGGCAAGTTGTTGAGAAGGCAGATCACCATATATCACTTTACTATGTTTTAATAATATCCTTCCTACAACAAGTACTAATTCCTATCACATTCATCACTGATGTTGCTCTCTATCAACTATCAACACTTATACACACACAGTGCTTCTCGAGGAGGACGTGTAGATGTGACCCCATGTAAAGAAAATCCAACCACAGACTCAGGGTGAGGCTTGATACAGGTTAAAGGGACAAAGTCTAGTAACAGCAAGATACACAAACTATTCAAGAGTTGAGTGAAAGTGAAAGTGAAAGACATTCATAACAGATTCAATAATAGCAAGACATGCTGATAGTTAGGAACTAGTAATGCTTCTTACCAAGAAATCCAAGCAAAACATTGTTCTGGTTGTGTGTTTTAAGAGCATTGTAAAGACCCCAAATAACATTGTGTCCTCCTGGGGACTGTCGCCCACTGAACACCACTCCCACCCTGCACAGCAGTAGGAACTCACATGATTAAATAACGTAAAGAAAATAATTCTTATCACCATAACTCTTCCTCGTTATGCGTGCAAGTAAATATCCCCGTTGTAATATATAGATATAGATCTATGAGGTTCCCTTATACGGAAAGTTAAATACTGTAAAATGATACCGGCTCGTGGAAGGAGCATAGAGCATCAACATTAGACACATTTCAGAAGAACCCTTGATTTATTCACCTAGCTTCTTCATCCACCACAATTTGGCAAAATTAAATAATTACTATGAAGGAACAAGCTATAAGAATACTAATCCTTGCTGAAATCAAAGTAGGTTATCTAAGTGAGACAAAAAAGTATTTTGCAGGGAGACATAGCTATTTGACCCTAACCAGTTCAGAAGAACAATAAACTAACACTTTGCGATACCAACCTAACAAGGACAGACGTAATAGTGGCTCCATATTAGACAAATTCCTCAGATTTTAGATGTGAAATTAATACAAGAAATTGTTGAAACTCCTACCTGATAGCTGGATGCTCAGTAATGATTTTTGCATCTGCGACCTTGGCAGTTTCTCTTAGAAAGTGAGCCAATGGTTGACCATATGTGTGGGGAAAATACCGGCTGATGGCATGGGCATCGGATGGATCCAGAGAGGTGGTTGTATCGCCGTACTCAACCCTTACTGTGGTTCCCTGCCAAATCCATCATGAACAGTTTAGTTTGAGCCGAAGGAAAAATAAAGCTTTCCGACAAAAGATAGCCCCAGTTACGCAACTAATTCATTTCCCTCTTTCTTATCTCTCTAAGCTGCTGTTTTCTAAATCAATCGAATGACTCCCTACTCTGGTTAGTATTTGCGAGATAAAAGTGCAAAGCACAACTGAAATTACACAGCATAAAAACCAAGTTTTTCTAATGATAAACATCAACAACATTTCCGCAATTTATGACTTTAGGAGAATTGACGGTTTCAAAGGATGATTCACGTCATCCAATCCCAAATCACATTGCGATTAAGGCCCTGATGTTGTTGAATGAAAAGTATCCGAGAATCTACTAATCACATAAATCTAATAAATCTAAGGCACTGAGCACTGAGGACAGAACACGGCCATTATCTTCCATTATTTCGCAACTGTCAGATTCGATGAGAATTCATGGACAATCAAATTTCCTATCTTTCGCACCTAACCTAATAAAAACATCAATTACAGAACAATATGAATCAAAACATTGATAGCTTACACAGCAAGAAACTTATTCTTATGATAAAATCATATCAAAATaatcacaataacaacaataaacatCATTAATATCAACATTGACGTAGATTTACAGTAAACAGCACGAAATCAAGCACGGCAcacaaaaacaagaacaaaaataGAAATCTTTGATCTAAATAATCGGATCTGCACTTTAACAATACCAATAACAATCTAACGAAATCGATAAACACTAAATAATACTCCATTCGAACCTTATCATTCGAGAGCGGTattttttaatcaaaggtaaacaaattgaAAACGAAAGTCGATAAAAACAATGTAAAGATGAGAAGAAAAATTGAGACCTGAAGGCAAGGAGGGAGCTCAGGGTGATAAAGACAACGTTGTTTTTGAAGATCGGAGAGTTCCCTTGGAATTCCGAAATCTGAATCCATATTTTCGCCTCCGCTTTTTCTTCAAAAGGGTTTGTTTGTGTTAATGTGGGAGACTGaagtgtgtgtttttttttttttcgtatacTTAAGCTTAAATAAATGAGTTAAGTTGTGAAAGTGTGAGTAAAGGGATGTGAGTATATTCCATGGGCGATACTATCCATCCGtctttttaaaatctcatccaaccaAAGTCCAAttatccatccatccatcatccatggagGATGGATCGGGTGATAAGCGGGTGTTGTGCATTTATAATTTCAAGTTTaaaaaaatgatgatttttttctctacaaaaataaagttagataattaatttagtttAACTTTCTAGTAGTAGGCTTacaaaatatttatattgagagcagaaaaatatgaaaatttaaatattttatatcttaataatgtgttatatgtaaaaaacattaaataaaaaataataaaatcgggtgatggatggatggcgggtggatggcgggtggaatttcttcatccaacccatccgtcatccacatccgtttcatccgtcatccatccaccatccatttaaatcgggttttcattcatattttaagatcgggtggatcgggttttgatggatgcgggtgaaattgacatccctagtATATTCCATGGGCGATACTACCCAACCAAACCCCCAAAAGTCCAATTACTTGAGAGAGGGGATACTACCAAACCAAACTCCAACCAActcaaaacacacaacaacaagCAACCATCACTTCAATTGTTAACTCTATTCATATTTGTCCAGATTTAATGAACTTTCCAAATTAATatcaaataatttaatcgataaatCGTAATAATTAATATCGActaacaaacaattaacataccTTTGATTTGATCCACAAATCGAAAAATGTTAAACTAATCGACGTAAAACGAATCGGTTTTTTTGAAATCAAAACAACGAAATACTAAGTGGAACAACTTAAATTAATCGATGTAAAACGGGTGAGGTTCCCACGTAGAGACCTATGTTTGGggtaccaacaacaacaacaacaacaacaacaacaacaacatcaacattaacattatgtaaccaatactgagtagggaaaccctacctgaaataagcTATCACAAGACCGTCATAAGCAGCAAATCAAAATGCTCTTCTACGAAAtatcctcctataatcacatatacaatcatgcaattactactaagtcaatcaaacccccaaatttacccaattagggtttaaccaaaattgacgaaacaacataaaaactatacaaggattttaccctcgacacgacgaactcaacggcgtaaagaacgtgacgatccgacaaccttagcccttgggatttgatggTAACGTGACGAACGTAGataacgtaacttcttttctctcttgaaaggtttttataaaataacaaatgatgaagaaagtgacggaaagcttaatatatcaatcgcgcgttactaacaaaatccgactaaaacaacccgcaaacgtaacttactcgatcgagtaagtaacttactcgatcgagtgccacacttactcgatcgagtacccatcgaTTGAGAACCTTGTTTTgtaaaacaacttacttactcgacagagtaagccccactcgatagagtacccaaagatatagaaaaccgtagtattacaatcttccctccttaaaaagaacttcgtccccgaagttcaactcatactcaaaacaaacatactaactcgatcaagacacaacaacgcaacgaagaactcaaaacaaaaccccaacctataaaacatgaactcttaacaccaactccaccaactaagcctacctccacaacacggctcacgatatggtatcaactacatcatagccTCTCTACATTAGCTTCATACACTATCGAATACCCTCCATCaacgccgctagctccgtctcactaacaCATTATCCACTAGagaatccaatatcaagacattcataaacatcaaacggaatgttacattctaccacccttaaaaggaacttcgtactcgaagtttactcacgctCATAAATattatcatccaactgtcaacaccatcga
This sequence is a window from Silene latifolia isolate original U9 population chromosome 8, ASM4854445v1, whole genome shotgun sequence. Protein-coding genes within it:
- the LOC141597024 gene encoding pyrophosphate--fructose 6-phosphate 1-phosphotransferase subunit alpha, coding for MDSDFGIPRELSDLQKQRCLYHPELPPCLQGTTVRVEYGDTTTSLDPSDAHAISRYFPHTYGQPLAHFLRETAKVADAKIITEHPAIRVGVVFSGRQSPGGHNVIWGLYNALKTHNQNNVLLGFLGGTEGLFAQKTLEISDDVLSTYKNQGGYDLLGRTKDQIRTTEQVNAALASCKALKLDGLVIIGGVTSNTDAAQLAETFADAKCATKVVGVPVTLNGDLKNQFVEADVGFDTICKVNSQLISNVCTDALSAEKYYYFIRLMGRKASHVALECTLQSHPNMVVLGEEVAASKLTLFDVTKQICDAVQARAETDKNHGVILLPEGLIESIPEVYALLQEIHSLHREGVSIENISSQLSPWASALFEFLPPFIKKQLLLHPESDDSAQLSQIETEKLLAHLVETEMNKRLKEGTYKGKKFNAICHFFGYQARGSLPSKFDCDYAYVLGHICYHILAAGLNGYLATVTNLKNPVNKWKCGAAPLTAMMTVKRYSRGPAGTLSIGKPAINPATVDLKGKAYELLRQNATRFLIEDIYRNPGPLQFDGPGADAKAVTLCVEDQDYMGRIKQLQVYLDKVRSIVKPGCSQDVLKAALSSMSSVTEILSLMSSNSNSGQRMI